TCATCTCTTAACCATTCTGCTGATTCCAATGCTTTTTCTGCCATTAAATGAACGAGTTTAGGGTCCCCAATATTATCTCCACCCTTCATCGTATCATTATAGTATGCTTCTACAGAGTCTCCAGTAATCCCAAGATTCTTTTGTACCCAGTTACCAGGTGCATTCATTTCCCCACCAGAAATCAGAGTATTACCGCCGACCGTTGGCATTTTTTCAACGATTGCGACTGATTTTCCTGCTTTTGCGGCTTCTATAGCAGCACTTAAACCTGCACCACCTGAACCGACAATCACTACATCAAACGTTTGCTCAGTTGGAAGTTCACTTTTCTTCGTTTTTGTTTGTTTTGAAGCTACCAGTTTAATCCCTGATTTCGTAATAGCATCTTTGACTGCTGCCAAATACCCTTCGCTTGTTGCACTCGCTCCTGACACGACATCCACATCTGCAGAGTTTTGAGCGATAATGGCTTCCTTTAGATCTTCATAAACAGGTTCAGACAAGCCTTTGTTTTCACCTTGTTCTATAACCTCAATATTGGTTATTTTTGCGTCTGTGATTGTCACAGCAACTTTAATCTCTCCGTGCTTACCAGTTCCCACTCCTTCAAATTTTCCACTTTGCTTGGCTGTTGAACAACCGAATAAAAGTAGAATCGATAATATACTTAGTAAAAGAACGTTTAAACTTTTTTTCATTTTCCTCACCTTTTCTATTTTGTTATTCCTTTTACAATAATTATTGTAACGCTTTCAGAAACCTTAATAAACACTAAATGAAATATTTCACATAAAAATAATATTTTTCGTCATAAATATTCGGAAACAGAAATGACAAAAACACCTTCAGTAATCATTATGATACTGAAGGTGTTTTTCATTTCGATTATTTCATTTCTTTTGAGCTTTCCATAATCGCATCAATTAAGCCATATTCTAAGGCTTCTTGTGCAGTCATGTAGTTATCACGATCTGTATCTTTTTCGATACGTGATAATTTTTGGCCTGTTTGTTTTGCCAAGATTTTATTTAAACGTTCACGTGTTTTCAAGATTTGACGCGCTGCGATTTCGATTTCTGTCGCTTGCCCTTGTGCTCCTCCTAAAGGTTGGTGGATTAAGATTTCAGCGTTTGGCAATGCGTAACGTTTGCCTTTTGCTCCAGCTGTTAATAGGAATGAACCCATTGACGCTGCCAGCCCCATTGCGATGGTTTGAACGTCTGCTTTAATGAAGTTCATTGTATCGTAGATGGCTAAACCAGCTGTTACGCTTCCCCCTGGAGAGTTGATATACATATAAATATCTTTCTCAGGATCTTGTGCATCTAAGAAAAGTAATTGCGCGATAATCGCATTCGCCATGTCATCTTGAATGGGTCCGCTCACCATGATAATACGGTCTTTTAATAAGCGTGAATAAATGTCATAAGCACGTTCTCCACGTGAAGACTGTTCAATAACTGTTGGAATTAAATTCATACTACTTCCTCCAAATCTAATATTTGTTTAAGTCTACTGCTATAGTCAATAAAGGTCAATTTATATGCTTGCTAATTAATAAATCTAAAAATCTTATCCCAAATTTCTTTAGAAAAAATATCGAGCGGATTTTTACCTTCGCCAAGAACTGCATATCCAATCATTAAACCAAGAGCAAACAAGATGATGGCAATGACAAGGAAAACTAAAATACGCAATAAAGCAGTAAATAGTAAATGTCGACTATTCTTTAATTGTTCTTTCATGATTCTTCTGTCCTTTCATCATCAATCATATGTGCGGTTGGATTCATTACCACTTTCTTCGCACTAAAAATTCTACGGATTGCAGCAAAAATGCCTCTTTCAGATTTAATTCGATTTAATAAAATTCCTGTTCCAATTGCTACGCTTTGAAGTGGATTTTCTGCAATCATCACTGGAACTTGAAGTTTTTCAGAGAGCATGCGATCAATCCCATTAATCAAGGCGCCTCCACCGGTAACCATCACACCACGTTCGATAATATCTCCAGCTAATTCTGGAGGAGTTGACTCTAGAACAAGTCTAGCTTCTTCTCCAATGGTATCTAACATTTCTTTTAAGCAATGATAGATTTCATTCGTATAGATTGTCACTGTCTTTGGAAGCCCTGTCGTCATATCTCTTCCTTTGACAATCATATCAGATTCATTTTCAACTTCCACTGCACTTCCAAGCGACATCTTAATCGCCTCTGCAGTTCGTTCTCCAATGATTAATTGATACTTGTCTTTAATATATTCTGAAATCGCAAAGTCCATATTGTCCCCAGCTAATTTAATCGAGCGACTTGTCACTGTTGAGCCCATCGATAGAACGGCAATATCACTCGTTCCACCACCAATATCAATCACCATATTTCCAATTGGCGAGAAGATATCGAGTCCAACTCCAACCGCAGCCACTTTTGGTTCTTCTTCTAAATAGATATTTCTTCCACCACATTTAATCGCTGCTTGAATAATCGCCTTTTGTTCTACGGTCGTAATATTAGTTGGCGTGCAAATTAAAATATCGGGTTTTGAAAACCAGCTATTTAAATTTAATTTTTGCATGAATAATTCTAATAATTGTTCAGTAACCGCAATATCCGCTATTACTCCACCTTTTAATGGATGATGAACATTGATTTCTTTTGGAGTACGTCCTACCATTTGATATGCTCGTTCTCCGACTGCAATCACTTCTCCAGTACGCTCATCTAAAGCAACTAACGAAGGTTCATTTAATATAATCCCGCGATCTTTTAGAAAGACTAAAATATTCGCAGTTCCTAAGTCAATACCAATGTCTCGAAGCATGAAAGTCTCCTCTCTTATAAATATTTCTTTGTTTTAAATCCATTTTTAAAAAGTACAAGGACATAGGAGCCTACTAAAAATGCGGCTGCTAATCCTAAACTATACTGAATAACACCTAAAATTCCATATTTATCAACATTCAAAAAGAAATAAGGGAACGGTCCATCGGGGTTATTTCCAATGGGAATTCGTGTAATTAACGCAATCGCAACAGAAATAATTGCATACGCCAATGGTAAAATCGTCCATACAAACGGATCCCACCACTTATAACAATGCCCTTTATCAAAAAGTGCCCAATCTAACAATGCTCCATAAGGAACAATATAATGCACTAGAAAATTTTCTATCGTCCAAAATTCTTCAGGTGTTTTTAATGGAGCTAGCATGAAGTGATACACCAGTCCTGTTAGAAGAATTGCAACGGTCATTCCACCTTTTAATCGAATATCCCACTGACTCCAATGGCCTTCCTTACGGTATTTTAGCAGTAAGTAAATGAGAAAAATAACTACTAGTAAATTAGATTGATTGGTGTAATAGCGAATAGAATACCATCCGTGGAGAAACATCTCCATTAAGAATCCCACTAAAGCACATATAGCAATGACTCCTTTAGAAATTAAACTTAGTTTCAAAAATACTTCTTTGTTCATTCCATTCCTCTTTCTAAAGACACTAATTCTCCTTATTATAGCATAAATGCTACAACAGTCGGTATTAATAGCCTAAACAAAAAAAGGGCCGGCGCTCGCCAACCCTTATTGGTAAAATAGATTAACTTCTTCGATGATTGATTAAATCATGCGGACTCACTACTGGAGTCGCATTCACCCACCTTGCAAAATTACGAAGTGGAATATACAGAATATAATAAATCACGATATTGAGCATTAGCGTTGCCCCTAATCGTTCCACTAAAAACTCGTTCCATCCCATGCTGACAACGCCTCTTAACGCATATACGAAATATACAGAAACTTCTGTCAAACTTAAGAAGAACACTAATGCTAATCCTAACGTAAATGGATTTTGCAAAATATTTGTACGTACTAAACGAATCACTCGCACAATCACTGCAAATATTCCCATATAGATTCCTAGAATACCTGCATAATAACTATCTACCAAAAATCCTGCAATCACTGAAAACCAAAACATCGCCTTATGGTCAATCATAAAATTCAGCAATACAACTGCAATGACAATAATCCTTGGTGTTAAACTATAGCCAGAGCGCAAAAATAAAGTAGAAAAATGATTCGTCAATACACCGTCCACTAAGAAAGCTAGAATGAAGACAAACAATACCCAATAAACTCTTCTGGAGTTACGCATTATTGCCCCTCACTTTCGCTTGTACGAATGACTACTGTTACATAACGAACATCATTCGTATCTGCCGCTGGACGAATTTTCACTTCTTTATATAAACCAAAACGATCCATTGCCACTTCTTCAACCGTTCCGATATATAGTGAATTTGGAGAAATGCCGCCAAGACCACTCGTCACAACCTTATCTCCTACTTTAATATCCTGAGTAGCTTGAATTTGGCTCATAACAAGCATATTTGTCTTTTCGTCATATCCGGTAATGGTCCCGTAGATTGGTTCTTTTTCATTTTGAATCATCGCCGCAACACGAACTAAAGTATTATCAGCATTCGATAACAAGGCAATCCGTGCGCTTGTAGGATTCACATCTAAAACTTTTCCTACTAAACCATTATCACTCATTACCGACATTTGAGGTTGGATTCCATCATTTGATCCTTTATTAATCGTAATTACATCACGCCAAGTATCCGGATTACGCGCAATGACCGTAGCATTCACTAATGTATAATCATTCAGCGTATCTTGCAACTTCAGCGTTTCTTTCATTTTTTGGTTATCACGTTTTAACTCATTCAATTGAACCTCTAATTCATGAATGGTATCGATTTTTTGTTTTAAGGATTGATTCTCTTGATACGTATTTGATAAATCACCCACACTATCAATAAAATCATTAATACTATTTGCTGGATAAGAGACTAATCTTCCAAGAATATTGGTTACATCATTAACACCTTGAGTCACGATATTACTTCCGTAAGTAACGGAATACATGATTAATGCTAATGCAACAATGATTCCGATTACCCAACCAATTAGTTTCTTATTTGAAAAAATTGGATTCACATCATCACTCCTCTATTAAATTTTTCAACGGACTCTATTTTTTCATTAATGATGGGTTTGCTAGAATAGCTCCTGTTCCTAATGCCACACAATCTAGTGGGTCATTGGCAACAAACGCTGGCACTTGCGTTTCCTTCGAAATCATCTCTGCAAGATGACGAAGCATCGCTCCACCACCTGTCAGAACGATTCCATGATCAATAACGTCCGCAGAAATTTCTGGCGGTGTTTGTTCTAACACATCTTTAACGGCATCTAAAATTTGATGAATAATCTCACTCATCGCAATTGCTATTTCTTTAGCGGGAACTTCTACTACTCGTGGAAGACCTGTTACCATATCACGTCCACGAACTTGCATACTTCCTTGCGCTTTTTCGACAGAAGCAGACCCTAATTGAATCTTAAGTTCCTCTGCTGTACGCTCTCCAATCAGTAGATTATACGTTTTACGAACGTGCTGGACAATAGCTTCATTGAGCTCATCTCCACCAACGCGAATCGAACGACTATTCACGATTCCTCCTAAAGAAATCGTTGCTACGTCCGTTGTTCCTCCACCAATATCTACAATCATGCTTCCTGTTGGGTCTGTAATTGGTAAGCCCGCTCCTACTGCTGCTGCAAAAGGTTCTTCCACAACATAAGCTTCTTTCGCTCCAGCATATTTAGTAGCATCTAAAACGGCTCTTTTTTCAACGTCTGTGATTCCGCTTGGTACACAAATAATGACCACTGGTTTAAAAAATGAGCGGCCAACAATCGATTGGATGAAATATTTTAACATGGCAGTTGTCGTATTATAGTCTGCGATTACGCCATCTTTCATTGGGCGTAATGCTACGATATTTTCAGGCGTTCTCCCAATCATTTCGAAAGCCGATTTCCCTACTGCGATAATTTCTTCTGTAACGATATTTTTTGCAACAACGGAAGGTTCACGTGTGACAATTCCTTCATCTTCAAGATAAACAATCGTGTTAGCTGTTCCTAAGTCAATTCCGATATTTTGTGCTTTAAAATTAAATGCAACCACACTACTTCCTCCTTCAGTAATTCTTCTACAGACCAGGCTGTAAGAATTCTATTCTAGTATATCAGAATTCGGCACTTTATTCTTGTTTTTTATAGCTTTTTAGAAAACTTTTTTATTTTGAAATATTAAAGCGGTTTCTGTAATCTGTTAGTGATTTTTGCATTCGAAGGTTTCCAATATTTGAATAGATTTTACGATATAAAAAAAGGAATCAAACAACATAAAGTTGCTTGATTCCTTTGTCTTTTTTCCAATCGTCTGACAAGAAGAGAGATTAATCTAGTAAATCAATCTATACAGATGATGATTTAGTTAAATCTCTTTTTGCCGTTTGAAGCTACCATAACAACACCTAAACTTAACAATGCCAATCCAGCTAATAGAGTTCCTTGTTCAGAAACGCTACCAGTATTTGGTAAGTTTGGTTCATTTGGTTTTTCAGGTTCCGTTTGGTCTGTGATGACTAATTTGCCATCTTTGAATTCTACAGAATTTCCGTTAGCATTCAACACTTCAATCGTTCCATCAAAGTTCACTTTGAAAGTGATATCTGTTACTGCTAAGTAGCCTGTTGGTGCTGCTTCTTCATGGAATGTATATGTTCCAGGTGCTAAGTTTAATTCTTTAGACTTATCTGCTTCTGAAGTCCAACTTGCTACTGGAGTTCCTACTGCTTTGTCACCTTTGAAGATCTTGATTTTAGCGCCCTCAATTTCTTTTCCAGCAATATTCACTTTACTGAAGGTTACTTTACGAGGGAAATCATCATCTTTATCGGTTACTGTCACTGTTGAACCATTCGTTTCAACTTTGTTTTCTTCACCTTTAGAATCTTTTTCACCGACATTTGTTACCGTTACAGTTCCGTCATAGTTCACTTTGAAAGTGATATCTGTCACCTTAAGGTATCCTGTTGGCGCTGCTTCTTCGTGGAATGTGTATGTTCCAGGTGCTAAATCTAATTCCTTAGTTTTTCCTGCTTCTGATGTCCAGATTTCTACTGGAGTTCCTTCTGCTTTGTCACCTTTGAAGATCTTGATTTTAGCGTCTGCGATTTCTGTTCCGCCTAAGCTTACTTTGCTGAAAGTAATCTTACGTGGTAAATCATCATCTTTATCGGTTACTGTCATTGTTGAACCATTTGTTTCAACTTTGTTTTCTTCACCTTTAGAATCTTTTTCACCAACATTTGTTACCGTTACAGTTCCATCATAGTTCACTTTGAAAGTGATATCTGTCACCTTAAGGTATCCTGTTGGCGCTGCTTCTTCGTGGAATGTATATGTTCCAGGTGCTAAATCTAATTCCTTAGTTTTTCCTGCTTCTGACGTCCAGCTTTCTACTGGGTTACCTTCTGCTTTGTCACCTTTGAAGATCTTAATTTTAGCGTCTGCGATTTCTGTTCCGCCTAAGTTTACTTTACTGAATGTAATCTTACGTGGTAAATCATCGTCTTTGTCAGTCACTTTAAGTGTTGAACCGTTGGTTTCAACTTTGTTGTCTTCACCTTTAGAATCTTTCTCGCCGACTTTTGTTACGGTCACTGTTCCATCATGGTTTACTGTGAACGTAATGTCTGTTACTTTGAGGTATCCTGTTGGTGCTGCTTCTTCGTGGAATGTGTATGTTCCAGGTGCTAAATCTAATTCCTTAGTTTTTCCTGCTTCTGATGTCCAGCTTTCTACTGGGTTACCTTCTGCAGTTTCACCTTTGAAGATCTTAATTTTAGCGTCTGCGATTTCTGTTCCGCCTAAGTTTACTTTACTGAATGTAATCTTACGTGGAAGGTCATCATCTTTGTCAGTCACTTTAAGTGTTGAGCCGTTGGCTACTACTTTATTATCTTCACCTTTAGAATCTTTCTCGCCGACTTTTGTTACTGTCACTGTTCCATCGCTGTTAACTGTGAAAGTAATATCCGTTACTTTAAGATATCCTGTTGGAGCTGCTTCTTCGTGGAAAGTGTATGTTCCAGGCTCTAAATCTAATTCCTTAGATTTTCCTGCTTCTGATGTCCAGCTTTGTACTGGATTGCCTTCTGCTGTTTCACCTTTGAAGATTTTGATTTTAGCATCCGCAATTTCAGTTCCACCTAAGT
This Granulicatella adiacens ATCC 49175 DNA region includes the following protein-coding sequences:
- a CDS encoding rod shape-determining protein translates to MVAFNFKAQNIGIDLGTANTIVYLEDEGIVTREPSVVAKNIVTEEIIAVGKSAFEMIGRTPENIVALRPMKDGVIADYNTTTAMLKYFIQSIVGRSFFKPVVIICVPSGITDVEKRAVLDATKYAGAKEAYVVEEPFAAAVGAGLPITDPTGSMIVDIGGGTTDVATISLGGIVNSRSIRVGGDELNEAIVQHVRKTYNLLIGERTAEELKIQLGSASVEKAQGSMQVRGRDMVTGLPRVVEVPAKEIAIAMSEIIHQILDAVKDVLEQTPPEISADVIDHGIVLTGGGAMLRHLAEMISKETQVPAFVANDPLDCVALGTGAILANPSLMKK
- a CDS encoding Pr6Pr family membrane protein, with the translated sequence MNKEVFLKLSLISKGVIAICALVGFLMEMFLHGWYSIRYYTNQSNLLVVIFLIYLLLKYRKEGHWSQWDIRLKGGMTVAILLTGLVYHFMLAPLKTPEEFWTIENFLVHYIVPYGALLDWALFDKGHCYKWWDPFVWTILPLAYAIISVAIALITRIPIGNNPDGPFPYFFLNVDKYGILGVIQYSLGLAAAFLVGSYVLVLFKNGFKTKKYL
- a CDS encoding DNA-directed RNA polymerase subunit beta gives rise to the protein MKEQLKNSRHLLFTALLRILVFLVIAIILFALGLMIGYAVLGEGKNPLDIFSKEIWDKIFRFIN
- a CDS encoding rod shape-determining protein, whose product is MLRDIGIDLGTANILVFLKDRGIILNEPSLVALDERTGEVIAVGERAYQMVGRTPKEINVHHPLKGGVIADIAVTEQLLELFMQKLNLNSWFSKPDILICTPTNITTVEQKAIIQAAIKCGGRNIYLEEEPKVAAVGVGLDIFSPIGNMVIDIGGGTSDIAVLSMGSTVTSRSIKLAGDNMDFAISEYIKDKYQLIIGERTAEAIKMSLGSAVEVENESDMIVKGRDMTTGLPKTVTIYTNEIYHCLKEMLDTIGEEARLVLESTPPELAGDIIERGVMVTGGGALINGIDRMLSEKLQVPVMIAENPLQSVAIGTGILLNRIKSERGIFAAIRRIFSAKKVVMNPTAHMIDDERTEES
- the mreD gene encoding rod shape-determining protein MreD, translated to MRNSRRVYWVLFVFILAFLVDGVLTNHFSTLFLRSGYSLTPRIIVIAVVLLNFMIDHKAMFWFSVIAGFLVDSYYAGILGIYMGIFAVIVRVIRLVRTNILQNPFTLGLALVFFLSLTEVSVYFVYALRGVVSMGWNEFLVERLGATLMLNIVIYYILYIPLRNFARWVNATPVVSPHDLINHRRS
- a CDS encoding SpaA isopeptide-forming pilin-related protein encodes the protein MNKKLRSLFQIIVLCLGIFIQPFVALTKVHATEYNDVITSVGVKNSSGGDLTQGLDIWQDFRLTATFQLPDNKVHEGDTTTLSLPSEIAFSNSSNIELRDGSGNLVATGQLDAANKTITIRYTNYVENKSGVRGEFFVYVRVDHSVVSQEKNIDVKVTVGSKVLVAGRVRYNGPPKRYDSKIEKSSFQQAGDPDNVIRYNITVNRNMANYSNVTITDKFTSPNISFLPDTFKIYKVDWVWNNGDWTYQNLRDMTSTLKPKLVPNANGDGFTLPLGDTNGFGYMIEYQAKANYDLVDREIITNTANMIYNGGQTEQSTSSRAYQIAGGVAEGYVFTINIHKVDEAGQPLEGAKFEVVRDRNQAVVGTLTTGPDGNASVNQLLRDNYTIREIEAPEGYDKLTTEIKINPTDFGTDKAVTREVQNRKTPPSTKKITFSKVNLGGTEIADAKIKIFKGETAEGNPVQSWTSEAGKSKELDLEPGTYTFHEEAAPTGYLKVTDITFTVNSDGTVTVTKVGEKDSKGEDNKVVANGSTLKVTDKDDDLPRKITFSKVNLGGTEIADAKIKIFKGETAEGNPVESWTSEAGKTKELDLAPGTYTFHEEAAPTGYLKVTDITFTVNHDGTVTVTKVGEKDSKGEDNKVETNGSTLKVTDKDDDLPRKITFSKVNLGGTEIADAKIKIFKGDKAEGNPVESWTSEAGKTKELDLAPGTYTFHEEAAPTGYLKVTDITFKVNYDGTVTVTNVGEKDSKGEENKVETNGSTMTVTDKDDDLPRKITFSKVSLGGTEIADAKIKIFKGDKAEGTPVEIWTSEAGKTKELDLAPGTYTFHEEAAPTGYLKVTDITFKVNYDGTVTVTNVGEKDSKGEENKVETNGSTVTVTDKDDDFPRKVTFSKVNIAGKEIEGAKIKIFKGDKAVGTPVASWTSEADKSKELNLAPGTYTFHEEAAPTGYLAVTDITFKVNFDGTIEVLNANGNSVEFKDGKLVITDQTEPEKPNEPNLPNTGSVSEQGTLLAGLALLSLGVVMVASNGKKRFN
- the mreC gene encoding rod shape-determining protein MreC — its product is MNPIFSNKKLIGWVIGIIVALALIMYSVTYGSNIVTQGVNDVTNILGRLVSYPANSINDFIDSVGDLSNTYQENQSLKQKIDTIHELEVQLNELKRDNQKMKETLKLQDTLNDYTLVNATVIARNPDTWRDVITINKGSNDGIQPQMSVMSDNGLVGKVLDVNPTSARIALLSNADNTLVRVAAMIQNEKEPIYGTITGYDEKTNMLVMSQIQATQDIKVGDKVVTSGLGGISPNSLYIGTVEEVAMDRFGLYKEVKIRPAADTNDVRYVTVVIRTSESEGQ
- the clpP gene encoding ATP-dependent Clp endopeptidase proteolytic subunit ClpP yields the protein MNLIPTVIEQSSRGERAYDIYSRLLKDRIIMVSGPIQDDMANAIIAQLLFLDAQDPEKDIYMYINSPGGSVTAGLAIYDTMNFIKADVQTIAMGLAASMGSFLLTAGAKGKRYALPNAEILIHQPLGGAQGQATEIEIAARQILKTRERLNKILAKQTGQKLSRIEKDTDRDNYMTAQEALEYGLIDAIMESSKEMK